In Bacteroidales bacterium, the genomic stretch GGGTCGTATGACGGACTGCTGACAAGTGCCAGGATTTCACCGGTTGCCGGTTCAATAGCAACAATGCTTCCACGCTTGTTCTGCATTAATTTTTCGCCGTATGCCTGCAACGCAGCATCAATGGTTATGTATAGATCCGTACCCATCACTGAAGAGGTATCAAAGCGTCCCTCATGATAGCCTCTTATTTCACGGTTATGAACATCAACCATCATAATTTTTACACCTTTTTCACCCCTTAGGATTTCCTCGTAGGTTCTTTCAATGCCATTTATTCCAATATAATCGCCCATGCGGTAGTAAGGATTGTTCTCAATTACCCTGGAACTTGCCTCGCCAATATAGCCTAATGTGTGCGAAGCGATGGGCTGCGAGTATTTGCGGAGGGTGCGGGTTTGAACAAAGAACCCGGGATATTTAAATAGCTTCTCTTCCAGATATCCATACGTTTCTGTTGACAACTGTTGTTCAAAAACGGAGGGTTTGTACCAGGAATGTGCCTTTGCACGGTTCAAATTTCTGATAAAAGCTTCTTTTTCAATTCCAATAATCCGGCAAAGTTCCAGCGTATCAATATTGCGAACCTGGCGGGGTATAACCATCAGGTCGTATGCTGCCTCGTTATAAACGAGAAGTTCTCCGCTGCGATCATAAATAAGACCGCGGGCAGGGTATTGGGTCATATAGCGAAGCACATTATTGCTTGCTGAGAGTTTATAACTGTCGTCAATAATCTGAAGAAAAAAAAGCCGGAATACAAAAAGAACCCCAACGGATATTATAATACCAATTACAAGATATTTCCTGTCAGAATAGGGATTTCTCATAGTTTCGGATCATCGGGGAAAAAGACTTTTTGCCCCTTACAAAAGTAGGCTTTTTATCAGAGTTAGGGTTGCATGCTTTTGCAAAAACTGCCTATTCCACAATAAAAAAAGGTGTTCGAATTGTATTGCTCTGATGCAAGGCACGATCTTTAATGCTTATATCGAATGCAATGGTGTCGGAAAGCAGAAATGACCGCAGCAAAGAATAATCAAAGGTGTACTCAATCATTCCTTCTATTGGCTTTTCACCTTTATTTTCATCAATCCGGGGAATGCGACTGTTGAATGTTGTGGTTGTATCGGGAAAAATTATGAGTGACGGCAGGTTGTTTTCAAGCTTATACATATCAATGAAAAGATTGTAATCGAAAGGAGGATCTGTTTCATGTTCATAGAGGCCAATATCGCCATCGCCATCTGTAAATCGAAAGCTCAGGATTAGCTGTGTGGGAATGGTATCAGGTGGATTAAGTACCTTTGTGAAGTTGTTGAATTCAATTTGCGGCTCAATAGGAAATTCCTTTTCCTTTATGCAGGATCCCAACATAAAAATAACGCTTGCCGAAATGATTAAAAATGCCCGCACTGTTTTATTTTTTTTTGGAACCCTAAAATTACTGCTTTTATATTAAAACTCTACTGATGTCAGAATATTATCCAGATTTCGAAAGCTTGTTCACAACCGCCACAAGCGAAGGGTTCAAAAGTGCCTGTCTTGGTGCTTTTCGTTATCAGAATAACGCAAATCCGGTTTATAAACAATTCTGTGATTTGTTGGGCATAAGGGTTGATGATGTGATAGAAGTTGAGAAAATCCCATTTCTTCCTGTTGAACTTTTCAGGACTCATAAAATACAATGCGGTAAGCACCAGCCAGAAAAGATTTTTACTAGCAGCGGCACCACGGGACAGGCAACATCAAAACATTATGTGACTGATTTGTTAGTTTATAACAAAAGTTTGCTTCGTTGTTTTGAAATGAATTATGGCCCAGTGTCAGATTATTGCATCCTCGCTCTATTGCCTTCTTACCTCGAACGCGAAGGTTCAAGCCTGGTGTATATGATTCAGAATCTGATGCAACAAAGCGGACATGCTGATAATGGTTTTTATTTGTACGATCATCACAAGCTGGCTGAAACTATTGAGAAACTAGTTGCACAAAAGCAAAAAACCATTTTGATCGGGGTAAGTTTTGCCTTGCTTGATTTCTCAGAAAAACATCCGATTGCACTGCCTGAAAATTTCATTGTTATGGAAACAGGAGGCATGAAAGGCCGCCGGAGGGAAATGGTTCGAGAAGAACTGCATGAAATACTTGGTTCGCGATTTCAAATTCCCGTGATCCATTCCGAATACGGGATGACTGAATTGCTCTCACAAGCCTACTCAAAAGGCAAAGGTTTTTTCCGAACCCCTCCCTGGATGAAAATCCTGATCCGGGATTTGAACGATCCTTTCCGTAATTTGCCAGCTGAAAGAACCGGCGCTATCAATATCATTGACCTTGCCAACATTCATTCTTGTTCTTTCATTTCCACGCAGGACCTCGGAAGGATCAACGATGACGAAACCTTTGAAGTGCTTGGCCGCTTTGATAACAGCGATGTGAAGGGGTGTAATTTGATGGTGCAGTAGAATGGTAACTATATATCAAGAAGCACATTCCGAAAATAACATTCTCATTTTCCATCCAACGGTAAAATCACAGCGGAATTATCATTCCCCGGCGAATTCACCAGCTTTGAAACCTCATAGGCCTGCATTTTTTCCGATTCAAAAGCTTGCAGCAATTCCCGAATTTCGCGGGGATCATTACTTTTAAGCCAGGTTTCTTCAAATTCCGATGGCAGTATTACAGGCATACGCTCATGGATGTTTTTCATCAGCTCATTGGCTGAGGTGGTGATAATGGAAAATGAATTGATTTTCTTGCCTTCAGGATTCTTCCATGTTTCCCAGATTCCGGCCATAGCGAAAGGCTGCAGATCTTTCATTGTTATCCTGTATGGCTTTTTGCCATTTTCGTTTTTCCATTCGTAAAACCCATCGGCAAGCACGAGGCAACGGCGCTGACGGAATGCATTTCGATAAGACGGTTTTTCTTCAATGCTTTCAGCCCGGGCATTGATCATTTTGCTGCCAATCTTTTCATCTTTGGCCCAAAAGGGAATCAATCCCCAATGGAAATAGCTCAGATGCCGTGGTTCTTCATTGGTAATCACAGCAAGTTTTTGGGTAGGAGCGCAATTGTACCTGGCTACATAAGGTTCAATGCCACTCGCCAGTCTGAACCGCTCATTCAGAATGGCTTCATCGGTTGTAAGTGAAAAACGTCCGCACATAGGGATTTAAAATTGCGATGTTAAATTTAGTTAATTCAAATGAGGTGAAGTCTGTTTTTAATGATTTTGTTAAATTTGAATTCTATTAGCATGAAAAAAAACATAATTTAAAATTTAAGCCATGAAAAAGTTTGCAGTAATAGTTTCAGGGTGCGGCGTTTACGATGGCGCCGAAATTCACGAAACAGTAATGACACTTCTTGCTATTAAAAAAGCCGGCGCAGATTATCAGTTGTTTGCCCCGGATATGATGCAGCATCATGTAATCAACCACCTCACCGGCGAGGAAATGCCGGAAAAAAGAAACGTGCTGGTTGAGTCAGCTAGGCTAACACGGGGAAATATCAAACCTTTGGCTGAATACGATCCAAAGGATTATGATGCAATTATCCTTCCTGGAGGTTTCGGCGTGGCCAAAAACCTGTGCACATATGCCTTTGATGGAGCCGATTGCAAAGTAAATCCTGATGTTGAAAAAGCTGTGAAAGACACACATACTAACAAAAAACCGATTGGCGCACTCTGTATTGCACCGACGTTGATTGCAAGGTTGCTCGGCGATGTTGAGCTTACTGTTGGCGAGCATGCAGAAACAGTTGAAGCCATTACCAAGATGGGATCGAAACATGTGAAAACCACTCATGGTGAAGTAGTAGTTGACAAAAAGCACAATGTGTTTTCAACACCATGTTATATGCTTGACGCAGACATTATCCACATTGAACTTGGCGCCATGAATGTGGTAAAGGCGATGATGGAGGTAATGTAGATTTAAATGCCAGCTAGGTACAGCTACAGATCTCAAATACAAATAAGGAATCGCATTTATAAGAGTTTCCTGAAAGCTATTTCCAGTATTTCCTCATGATCGAAAGCAAGGGGTGGTAGTGTGTTCAACTTGAACCATTCAGCCTCTTTGGCATCTGAACCAGCTTTGACTGAAGCCCGGTCATTTTCAAGCACTCCATAAAACGCAACAGAAACGGTGCGGTGGCGGGGATCGCGGTCGAGGGCACTGAAAGCGTGTAGCTGACTTAGCACAATTCCTTTAAGTCCGGTTTCTTCTTCCAGTTCCCGAACCGCCGCTTCTTCGAGGGTTTCATCCATGTCCATAAAACCGCCCGGCAATGCCCACTTGCCTTCAAAGGGCGGGTGAAGGCGTTTGATCAGCAAAACTTCGCTCATGCTATTTCTGAACACGATGATATCAACGGTTACAGCGGGGCGGGGGAATTTGTAGGTGTGCATGGGTTGCTGGTTGCTGGTTCAAAGTTCTATTGTTCTATTGTTCTAAGTTCGGGGTTTATGGGTTTAGAAGTTTAGGTAGTTTAGGTAGTTTAGTTTTTGGTTACTGGTTCTGCAAACTGCTACTGCTACTTCCTACTGCTACTGCCGCTGCTACTGCCAACCACAACCACCATCTCCCCTTTCAAAGCCCGGCTTTCAGTGATCACGGCCAATTCAGCCAGGGTTCCTCTGAGGGTTTCCTCGTGAAGCTTTGAAAGTTCGCGTGAAAGGCTGGCTTTGCGTTCGCTACCAAAATATTGAATTAATTCTTTTAAAGTTTTGGCGATCCGGTGTGGCGATTCGAAAAATATTACCGTACAATCAAGTTGAGCCAAATACTCCAGCCGGGTTTTCCTTCCTTTCTTTGGTGGCAGGAAGCCTTCAAAATGAAAGCGATCAGATGGCAGTCCCGAAACTACCAGTGCGGGAACAAAGGATGTTGCGCCCGGAAGACATTCTACATCTACACCAGCTTCGATGCAGGTTCGCACGAGTAAAAAACCCGGATCGCTTATGGACGGTGTTCCGGCATCGCTGATCAGTGCCACGTTTAATCCATCATTGATGCGATTAGCGAGTGTTTCAACAGTTTTGTGCTCGTTATGAATATGATGCGATTGCAGCGGCCGGGAAATACCGTGATGCTTGAGCAGCACGCCTGAAGTTCGTGTGTCTTCGGCCAGGATCAGATCAACTTCCTTTAAAGTTCTGATGGCCCGCAGCGTTATGTCTTCAAGGTTGCCGATGGGCGTTGGAACGAGATAGAGTTTTCCGGGCATTTGCTGAATTAAAACGTATCAAAAAAATCGGTGATCAAACGAAACACTTCGTCATATTTGGTAAGCGGAACGGCTTCACGTGTATCGTAAATATTATGGTAATGGTGGTGCTCGCTTCCCATGGTCAACAAAAAGAATGCGGGAACACCTTTTTCGTAAAAGTAATAATGATCGCTGCTTCGCGATTCGCCCCTCACCCGTAGCTCTTTCAGATATTTATTCTCATCATTAATGTTGTTCATGGTTTCAAGGCGGACTGAATCAGTTGTTCCGTTGAAAACAAGCAAGCCATCGCTGCCGGTTCCAACCATATCGAGGTTGAGGAGGAATTTAATCCGGGCAAGCGGAAAATATGGGTTCTCAGTATAATGCTTTGAACCCAGCAACCCTGTTTCCTCGCCGCTGAAAGCCATAAAAGCCACGGAATAATCATGGTGGTTTTCAGGAAGGCTGTAATGCCGTGCCAGGTCAATCAGCATGGCTGTGCCACTGGCATTGTCGTTGGCGCCAGAGAAAACAGTTTGCTGTCCCATCATTCCCAAATGATCATAATGTGCTGTGATCACAAGGAAACTATCGGGCTCTGTCTTTCCGGGAATCCAGGCAATCACATTGCGGGTAACATAATCGGGAAGCCATGCATTAACAATATCCAGTTCAATGGTACGTGGTTTTTTGGGAATCTGATCGCTTTGAACATCAATTGCTGTAAACGGCTCATCGCTCATTTCTTTTACCCATGCATGCCATGAAACTGCTGGCCTGGCAAAAATTGCGCCCCGAGATCCAGCCACATTGTTGCGAACCAGCGAATCTATCATGCGCAAGGTGTCGCGCGATTGGATCGCACGCATATCAAAATCATACAAAACATAATGATTGGAATTGTTTTTATTATTGAAGCGTTGAAGCCGCCTGGGTTTATCAAGCATCTTTCGCTT encodes the following:
- a CDS encoding acyl transferase is translated as MSEYYPDFESLFTTATSEGFKSACLGAFRYQNNANPVYKQFCDLLGIRVDDVIEVEKIPFLPVELFRTHKIQCGKHQPEKIFTSSGTTGQATSKHYVTDLLVYNKSLLRCFEMNYGPVSDYCILALLPSYLEREGSSLVYMIQNLMQQSGHADNGFYLYDHHKLAETIEKLVAQKQKTILIGVSFALLDFSEKHPIALPENFIVMETGGMKGRRREMVREELHEILGSRFQIPVIHSEYGMTELLSQAYSKGKGFFRTPPWMKILIRDLNDPFRNLPAERTGAINIIDLANIHSCSFISTQDLGRINDDETFEVLGRFDNSDVKGCNLMVQ
- a CDS encoding SOS response-associated peptidase gives rise to the protein MCGRFSLTTDEAILNERFRLASGIEPYVARYNCAPTQKLAVITNEEPRHLSYFHWGLIPFWAKDEKIGSKMINARAESIEEKPSYRNAFRQRRCLVLADGFYEWKNENGKKPYRITMKDLQPFAMAGIWETWKNPEGKKINSFSIITTSANELMKNIHERMPVILPSEFEETWLKSNDPREIRELLQAFESEKMQAYEVSKLVNSPGNDNSAVILPLDGK
- the elbB gene encoding isoprenoid biosynthesis glyoxalase ElbB, with translation MKKFAVIVSGCGVYDGAEIHETVMTLLAIKKAGADYQLFAPDMMQHHVINHLTGEEMPEKRNVLVESARLTRGNIKPLAEYDPKDYDAIILPGGFGVAKNLCTYAFDGADCKVNPDVEKAVKDTHTNKKPIGALCIAPTLIARLLGDVELTVGEHAETVEAITKMGSKHVKTTHGEVVVDKKHNVFSTPCYMLDADIIHIELGAMNVVKAMMEVM
- a CDS encoding NUDIX hydrolase codes for the protein MHTYKFPRPAVTVDIIVFRNSMSEVLLIKRLHPPFEGKWALPGGFMDMDETLEEAAVRELEEETGLKGIVLSQLHAFSALDRDPRHRTVSVAFYGVLENDRASVKAGSDAKEAEWFKLNTLPPLAFDHEEILEIAFRKLL
- the rsmI gene encoding 16S rRNA (cytidine(1402)-2'-O)-methyltransferase, encoding MPGKLYLVPTPIGNLEDITLRAIRTLKEVDLILAEDTRTSGVLLKHHGISRPLQSHHIHNEHKTVETLANRINDGLNVALISDAGTPSISDPGFLLVRTCIEAGVDVECLPGATSFVPALVVSGLPSDRFHFEGFLPPKKGRKTRLEYLAQLDCTVIFFESPHRIAKTLKELIQYFGSERKASLSRELSKLHEETLRGTLAELAVITESRALKGEMVVVVGSSSGSSSRK
- a CDS encoding M28 family peptidase, giving the protein MTQKKLTLVVFALLFAIGGIAQEKDYAISLIDSLASPLMYGRGYVNKGDSLAAAFIASEFQKHGMKSFGADFYQPFLLSVNTFPDRVGVKLNNLALMPGSEFTVSAASHADHGVYPIRVMKRKMLDKPRRLQRFNNKNNSNHYVLYDFDMRAIQSRDTLRMIDSLVRNNVAGSRGAIFARPAVSWHAWVKEMSDEPFTAIDVQSDQIPKKPRTIELDIVNAWLPDYVTRNVIAWIPGKTEPDSFLVITAHYDHLGMMGQQTVFSGANDNASGTAMLIDLARHYSLPENHHDYSVAFMAFSGEETGLLGSKHYTENPYFPLARIKFLLNLDMVGTGSDGLLVFNGTTDSVRLETMNNINDENKYLKELRVRGESRSSDHYYFYEKGVPAFFLLTMGSEHHHYHNIYDTREAVPLTKYDEVFRLITDFFDTF